A window of Planctomycetota bacterium contains these coding sequences:
- the ftsY gene encoding signal recognition particle-docking protein FtsY, with the protein MGLFGFSFKKVKEGLARTRQTFARLRGLLTRQLSDDVINEVEALLIQSDIGVKTTQDIIAHVRQAYREKKFTRGDQVFDYIKSYIAGLFPAADRSIRFAPSGPTVILVSGINGAGKTTSIAKIAKALRDEKKKVLLAACDTFRAAAVEQLEVWAGRLGVEVVKGQQGGAPAAVAFDAAQAAVARNVDVLLVDTAGRLHTQQHLMRQLTKIRDVIARKIPGAPHEVILVLDATTGQNAVNQAMIFKQAIDVTGIFLSKLDGTAKGGIVVAIRQQLELPVKFIGVGETPDDVEPFDPAKFVEALFAE; encoded by the coding sequence ATGGGCTTGTTTGGTTTTTCATTCAAGAAAGTCAAAGAGGGTCTGGCACGCACGCGGCAGACCTTCGCCCGGCTGCGCGGCTTGTTGACCCGGCAGCTTTCCGATGACGTGATCAACGAAGTCGAGGCGCTGCTCATCCAGTCCGACATCGGCGTCAAGACCACGCAGGACATCATCGCGCATGTGCGGCAGGCCTACCGCGAGAAGAAGTTCACGCGCGGCGATCAGGTCTTCGACTACATCAAGTCGTACATCGCCGGCCTGTTTCCCGCGGCGGATCGCTCGATTCGCTTCGCGCCCAGCGGGCCGACGGTGATCCTCGTCAGCGGGATCAACGGGGCGGGAAAGACGACGAGCATCGCCAAGATCGCCAAGGCGCTGCGCGATGAGAAGAAGAAGGTGCTGCTGGCGGCCTGCGACACGTTCCGCGCCGCGGCGGTGGAGCAGCTTGAAGTGTGGGCCGGTCGATTGGGCGTCGAAGTCGTCAAGGGCCAGCAGGGGGGCGCCCCCGCGGCCGTGGCGTTCGACGCGGCGCAAGCGGCGGTGGCGCGCAACGTCGATGTGCTCCTCGTCGACACCGCCGGCCGACTCCACACGCAGCAACATCTCATGCGCCAGCTCACGAAGATTCGTGACGTCATCGCGCGGAAGATTCCGGGGGCGCCGCATGAGGTGATCCTCGTGCTCGACGCCACCACCGGCCAGAACGCCGTGAATCAGGCGATGATCTTCAAGCAGGCGATCGACGTCACCGGCATCTTCCTCTCGAAACTCGACGGCACGGCGAAGGGCGGCATCGTCGTGGCGATTCGCCAGCAGCTTGAATTACCCGTGAAATTCATCGGCGTCGGCGAAACGCCCGACGACGTGGAGCCCTTTGACCCCGCGAAGTTTGTGGAAGCCCTCTTCGCGGAGTGA
- a CDS encoding YggU family protein, whose amino-acid sequence MDSVIIEVKVVPGASRDQIVGRLGEAIKVKVSAPAEGGKANAAVCALLAEKLGVSKRDVQVVSGHTQPHKRIAVRGIKPADIAGLF is encoded by the coding sequence ATGGATTCGGTGATCATCGAAGTCAAAGTCGTGCCGGGCGCTTCGCGGGATCAGATTGTGGGGCGGCTCGGGGAGGCGATCAAGGTCAAAGTCAGCGCCCCGGCGGAGGGCGGGAAGGCGAACGCGGCGGTGTGTGCGCTGTTGGCGGAGAAGCTCGGCGTGAGCAAGCGCGATGTCCAGGTCGTTTCGGGACATACGCAGCCGCACAAGCGGATTGCGGTGCGAGGCATCAAACCCGCTGATATTGCGGGGCTTTTTTAA
- a CDS encoding excinuclease ABC subunit UvrC, with the protein MSDRATKMAQLAAKAKALPKSPGVYLFKDAKGVVLYVGKALVLPNRVGSYFQASADLGPRKQPMLDLIDDFDVIECEGEWEALLAENRLIKDLHPKYNASMTDDRSFPYLVITLRDDFPGVFITRQPGDERYKGAKVIGPFTNVAALRESVKMLQRVFKFRTCELDIREDDPQRRFFRPCLLHPIHQCTAPCAARISKEAYRADIDRFVKFIESKRSVMLREMRAEMEAASKELAFEKAATLRDQIKAIEKLSERGKKSMGFQPNVESFYVDPRKGLASLRRTLNMENDIRCVECIDIAHLQGQETVGSKVCFVDGRPCKSEYRKFRIRTAGNDDFMSIREVVSRAYREAGAGHQLYPEVVIIDGGIGQLGAAMDAFAQLDVKPPKVISLAKKEELIYTIDRPEPIKLGRENPGLKLCQSIRDEAHRFAQSYHHVLRRKKVIGE; encoded by the coding sequence ATGAGTGATCGCGCGACGAAAATGGCCCAGCTCGCGGCCAAGGCGAAGGCGTTGCCCAAGTCGCCCGGCGTGTATCTGTTCAAGGATGCGAAGGGCGTCGTGCTGTATGTGGGTAAGGCGCTGGTGTTGCCGAATCGGGTGGGCAGTTATTTTCAGGCGTCGGCGGACCTCGGGCCGCGCAAGCAGCCGATGCTTGATCTGATCGATGACTTCGATGTCATCGAATGTGAAGGCGAATGGGAGGCGCTGCTTGCTGAGAATCGGCTCATCAAGGATCTGCATCCCAAGTACAACGCGTCGATGACCGACGATCGGAGTTTTCCGTATCTCGTCATCACGCTGCGCGATGATTTTCCGGGGGTGTTCATCACGCGGCAGCCGGGTGATGAGCGGTACAAAGGCGCGAAGGTCATCGGGCCGTTCACGAATGTCGCCGCCCTGCGCGAGTCGGTGAAGATGTTGCAACGCGTGTTCAAGTTCCGAACATGCGAACTGGACATTCGCGAGGATGATCCGCAGCGGCGCTTTTTTCGGCCGTGCCTGCTGCATCCGATTCATCAATGCACCGCGCCGTGCGCCGCGCGCATCAGCAAGGAAGCGTACCGGGCGGACATCGATCGCTTCGTGAAGTTCATCGAATCGAAGCGGTCGGTCATGCTGCGCGAGATGCGGGCGGAGATGGAGGCGGCTTCAAAAGAGCTGGCGTTCGAGAAGGCGGCGACGCTGCGCGATCAGATCAAGGCGATCGAAAAGCTCAGCGAGCGCGGCAAGAAATCGATGGGTTTTCAGCCGAATGTCGAGTCGTTTTATGTCGACCCCCGGAAGGGGCTCGCCTCGCTGCGGCGGACGCTGAACATGGAAAACGACATCCGCTGCGTCGAGTGCATCGACATCGCGCACCTTCAGGGGCAGGAAACGGTCGGGTCGAAAGTGTGTTTCGTCGACGGTCGGCCGTGCAAGAGCGAATACCGCAAGTTCCGCATCCGCACCGCGGGCAACGACGACTTCATGTCGATCCGCGAAGTGGTGAGCCGGGCGTACCGCGAAGCCGGGGCGGGTCATCAGCTCTACCCCGAGGTCGTCATCATCGACGGCGGCATCGGCCAGCTCGGCGCGGCGATGGACGCCTTCGCGCAGCTTGATGTGAAGCCGCCGAAGGTGATTTCGCTGGCGAAGAAGGAGGAGCTGATCTACACGATCGACAGACCCGAGCCGATCAAACTCGGCCGGGAGAACCCGGGGCTCAAGTTGTGCCAGTCCATCCGCGACGAAGCCCACCGCTTCGCCCAATCGTATCATCATGTGCTAAGGCGCAAGAAGGTGATCGGTGAGTGA
- the aroB gene encoding 3-dehydroquinate synthase, whose product MPSVAIKLPHHAYEVLIEPGALDRMGAIVRGLAPHDRCALFADANVHNIYGGRATTSLRSAGYTVTSGTMIPGESHKTLDTVAKMYDVMLDDRLERRSPVIALGGGITGDTVGFVAATYLRGVPFVQVPTSLLAMVDASVGGKVGVNVPQGKNLIGAFHQPVVVIIDPLVLATLPPRELRCGLAECVKHGVIRDASLIDFIDENLPKIQAIKPAAMVELIERNVAIKAAVVMEDEKETGVRAHLNFGHTFAHAIEATTGYGTIEHGEAVSLGMVAATTLAVEIGLCPPAVLERLAALLVNIGLPVRAKLADSSTLLASMRLDKKVKDARIRLILPTRLGEVIMRNDIADDAIVRAWEAIRE is encoded by the coding sequence ATGCCGAGCGTTGCAATCAAGCTGCCGCATCATGCGTACGAGGTTTTGATCGAGCCGGGGGCGTTGGACCGGATGGGGGCGATCGTGCGCGGGCTTGCGCCGCATGATCGATGCGCGCTGTTCGCCGATGCGAATGTGCACAACATCTACGGCGGCCGCGCGACGACGTCGCTTCGGTCGGCCGGATACACCGTCACGTCCGGCACGATGATCCCCGGCGAATCGCACAAAACGCTCGACACCGTCGCGAAAATGTACGACGTCATGCTCGACGACCGCCTCGAACGACGCAGCCCCGTCATCGCCCTCGGCGGCGGCATCACCGGCGACACCGTCGGGTTCGTCGCGGCGACGTACCTCCGCGGCGTGCCGTTTGTCCAGGTGCCGACGTCGCTGCTGGCCATGGTCGATGCGAGCGTCGGCGGGAAAGTCGGCGTCAACGTCCCGCAAGGAAAAAACCTCATCGGCGCGTTTCATCAACCCGTCGTCGTCATCATCGACCCGCTCGTGCTGGCGACGCTCCCGCCGCGCGAACTGCGATGCGGGCTCGCCGAGTGCGTCAAGCATGGCGTGATTCGCGATGCGTCGCTGATCGACTTCATTGATGAAAATCTGCCGAAGATTCAGGCAATCAAACCCGCAGCGATGGTCGAACTCATCGAGCGCAACGTCGCCATCAAAGCCGCCGTCGTGATGGAGGACGAAAAGGAAACCGGCGTCCGGGCCCACCTCAACTTCGGCCACACCTTCGCGCACGCCATCGAAGCCACGACCGGTTACGGCACCATCGAGCACGGCGAGGCCGTCAGCTTGGGCATGGTCGCCGCGACGACCCTCGCCGTCGAAATCGGCCTCTGCCCCCCCGCCGTCCTCGAACGCCTCGCTGCCCTCCTCGTCAACATCGGCCTCCCCGTCCGCGCCAAACTCGCCGACTCGAGCACCCTGCTCGCCTCCATGCGCCTCGACAAAAAAGTCAAAGACGCCCGCATCCGTTTGATCCTCCCCACCCGCCTCGGCGAAGTCATCATGCGTAACGACATCGCTGACGACGCGATCGTCAGGGCTTGGGAAGCGATCCGGGAATGA
- a CDS encoding antibiotic biosynthesis monooxygenase, which produces MITVGMNYHTLPGKQHDFESKFNAVLAALNAAPGHTASHLYRDINDDASYLIVSEWNDEQAFTDFIRSDAFKAVTTWGKEQILSDRPKHKVYKH; this is translated from the coding sequence ATGATCACCGTCGGCATGAACTACCACACCCTCCCCGGCAAGCAGCACGACTTCGAATCCAAATTCAACGCCGTCCTCGCCGCACTCAACGCCGCCCCCGGCCACACCGCCTCCCATCTCTACCGCGACATCAACGATGACGCCTCCTACCTCATCGTCTCCGAATGGAACGACGAACAGGCCTTCACCGACTTCATCCGCTCCGACGCCTTCAAAGCCGTCACCACCTGGGGCAAGGAACAGATCCTCTCCGACCGCCCCAAACACAAAGTCTACAAACACTGA
- the tatA gene encoding twin-arginine translocase TatA/TatE family subunit: MFGLPGGSEWMVILVVALLIFGKRLPEVGRSMGRTITEFKKGMAGIGDEVEQDMRRVDRQIAAKSETQPSSPAAETTPTLTEEHHAHHT, encoded by the coding sequence ATGTTTGGTTTACCCGGCGGCTCGGAGTGGATGGTCATTCTCGTCGTGGCGCTGCTGATTTTCGGCAAGCGTCTGCCTGAAGTCGGGCGATCGATGGGGCGAACGATCACGGAATTCAAGAAGGGCATGGCGGGCATCGGCGACGAGGTCGAACAGGACATGCGTCGCGTCGATCGTCAGATCGCCGCCAAGAGTGAAACCCAGCCGTCCTCTCCGGCCGCCGAGACGACGCCGACTTTGACTGAGGAACATCATGCACATCACACCTGA
- the tatA gene encoding twin-arginine translocase TatA/TatE family subunit, with product MPGGSEWIVILVVALLIFGKRLPEVGKSLGKGIVEFKKGLKGVEDDIDDVDGEIDDAASRKTKKRTDQLESQQHVVGERSKDKAEA from the coding sequence ATGCCGGGCGGGTCGGAATGGATCGTCATTCTCGTCGTCGCCCTGCTGATCTTCGGCAAGCGTCTGCCCGAAGTGGGCAAGTCGCTGGGCAAGGGCATCGTCGAGTTCAAGAAGGGCCTCAAAGGCGTCGAAGACGACATCGACGATGTGGATGGCGAGATCGACGACGCCGCGTCCCGCAAGACCAAAAAGCGCACCGACCAGCTCGAATCGCAGCAACACGTCGTCGGCGAACGCAGCAAGGATAAGGCCGAGGCATGA
- a CDS encoding GNAT family N-acetyltransferase encodes MYSSLANLNLPPFMGLVHPTVIDRIGGALMVWSKASASESPFRLTGGGTVIGRTGIRRVGLSAVERLLSLRRLESLYRTAQDGNASDRFIERAMDALHIEVVTDEARLATLPCTGPLIVVANHPFGGLDGLLLAGLIRRVRLDVKIMANYIGARVPELNHHCIWVDPFGGPGAAARNVAGMRQAVRWVRDTGGALIVFPAGEVAHLRLADRGVVESTWSPSIARLIRLTQSPVVPVHFPGRNSIAFQLAGLIHPRLRTVMLPREVVNKQGSCVHVEVGHVIPAVKLLHRSDEEMTDYLRARTELLSARVPVPPPAYPMTVTPPGEMEPIIDPVAAELIAAEIDALPAESMLVEASDLSTYIAPAHAIPRTLREIGRLRELAFRAVGEGTGNCIDLDRFDNHYLHLFVYRRTLKRIVGAYRLGVTDEILPKLGRAGMYCSTLFRISERVWRQVGPAIELGRSFVHPEHQREFSPLLMLWRGIATFVARHPHRHRLLGPVSVSREYQSLSQHILVEFLRHNRMAADLARFVRPRRRLKGRLTDALAGLLRSAAVADLDDVDELITEVESDGRSMPVLMRQYLKLNARVLGFNRDAAFSDVLDALMLVDLAEVQPMVLTRYMGRQTAAAFLAHHGVKI; translated from the coding sequence GTGTACTCATCACTGGCAAATTTGAACTTGCCACCATTTATGGGCTTGGTGCATCCAACCGTCATCGATCGCATTGGAGGTGCACTGATGGTCTGGTCCAAAGCTTCCGCGTCTGAATCGCCGTTCCGGCTGACCGGCGGCGGGACGGTTATTGGTCGAACGGGAATCAGACGGGTGGGCTTGTCAGCAGTCGAGCGGCTTCTGTCGCTTCGACGCCTCGAGTCCTTATACCGAACGGCGCAGGACGGGAACGCAAGTGATCGCTTCATCGAGCGAGCGATGGACGCGCTGCACATTGAGGTTGTTACCGACGAAGCTCGTCTTGCGACGTTGCCGTGCACCGGTCCGCTCATCGTTGTCGCCAACCATCCTTTTGGGGGTCTCGACGGTCTGCTGCTGGCGGGGCTGATCCGACGTGTACGCCTTGATGTGAAGATCATGGCCAACTACATCGGCGCCCGTGTGCCCGAGCTCAATCACCATTGCATCTGGGTCGATCCATTCGGCGGTCCCGGTGCAGCAGCTCGCAATGTCGCAGGCATGCGACAAGCCGTCCGATGGGTACGCGACACGGGCGGGGCGCTGATCGTCTTTCCCGCGGGTGAAGTGGCCCATCTTCGTCTGGCGGATCGGGGTGTTGTGGAATCAACATGGTCGCCGTCCATCGCGCGACTGATTCGACTTACCCAGTCGCCGGTCGTGCCGGTGCACTTCCCGGGACGCAACAGCATCGCCTTCCAGTTAGCCGGCCTGATTCATCCGCGCCTTCGCACCGTCATGTTGCCGCGCGAGGTGGTCAACAAGCAGGGCAGTTGCGTGCATGTCGAGGTCGGCCATGTCATTCCTGCCGTCAAACTCCTGCACCGCTCGGATGAGGAGATGACCGACTATCTCCGCGCTCGGACGGAGTTGTTGTCCGCCCGAGTGCCTGTTCCGCCACCCGCGTATCCCATGACGGTCACGCCGCCCGGTGAGATGGAGCCGATCATCGATCCCGTCGCCGCGGAACTGATCGCGGCGGAAATCGACGCGCTGCCGGCGGAGTCGATGCTGGTCGAGGCGTCGGATCTTTCGACATACATTGCCCCGGCTCACGCCATTCCGCGAACATTGCGAGAGATCGGTCGTTTGCGCGAGTTGGCATTTCGAGCTGTCGGCGAAGGCACCGGCAACTGCATCGACCTCGATCGCTTTGACAATCATTATCTGCATCTGTTCGTTTACCGCCGCACGCTCAAGCGAATTGTCGGAGCGTATCGCCTTGGCGTGACAGATGAGATTCTTCCGAAGTTGGGTCGTGCGGGAATGTACTGCTCGACGCTCTTTCGCATCAGCGAGCGCGTGTGGCGACAGGTGGGTCCGGCCATCGAGTTGGGACGATCCTTTGTTCACCCGGAACATCAGCGTGAATTCTCGCCGTTGTTGATGCTCTGGCGCGGAATCGCCACGTTCGTCGCCCGTCATCCGCACCGCCATCGCCTGCTCGGGCCTGTCAGCGTCTCGCGCGAATACCAATCGCTCAGCCAGCACATCCTTGTCGAATTCCTGCGACATAACCGCATGGCCGCCGACTTGGCGCGCTTCGTCCGTCCACGTCGTCGCCTCAAGGGTCGCCTAACCGACGCCCTCGCCGGACTGTTGCGATCCGCCGCAGTGGCGGACTTGGACGATGTCGATGAGCTCATCACGGAAGTGGAGTCCGACGGTCGATCCATGCCCGTTTTGATGCGTCAATACCTCAAGCTCAACGCTCGTGTGCTCGGCTTCAACCGCGACGCTGCGTTTAGCGACGTGCTCGATGCGCTGATGCTCGTGGATCTCGCGGAGGTTCAGCCGATGGTGCTGACGCGATACATGGGCCGGCAGACAGCGGCGGCGTTCCTGGCCCATCATGGCGTAAAGATATAG